A window of the Kosakonia sp. BYX6 genome harbors these coding sequences:
- the rfaC gene encoding lipopolysaccharide heptosyltransferase RfaC gives MRVLIVKTSSMGDVLHTLPALTDAAQAIPGLRFDWVVEEGFAQIPSWHAAVDRVIPVAIRRWRKAWFSAPIAAERKAFREAVRTEEYDAIIDAQGLVKSAALVTRLAHGVKHGMDWGTVREPLASLFYNRRHHIAKQQHAVERTRELFAKSLGYTKPQTQGNYAISQHFLTAPGTLDTQYAVFLHATTRDDKHWPESHWRTLIGLLKDSGLKIKLPWGAPHEEARAKRLAEGFDYVEVLPRLSLEKVAQVIAGAKFVVSVDTGLSHLTAALDRPNITLYGPTDPGLIGGYGKNQNICCSTDRDLAHLHADTVLSAIKNLN, from the coding sequence ATGCGGGTACTGATTGTTAAAACCTCCTCCATGGGTGATGTTTTGCATACGCTGCCAGCATTGACTGATGCCGCGCAGGCCATTCCGGGGCTCCGCTTCGATTGGGTCGTTGAAGAGGGTTTCGCACAGATACCTTCCTGGCATGCCGCTGTCGACCGCGTGATCCCGGTCGCGATTCGTCGCTGGCGTAAAGCCTGGTTCTCCGCGCCCATTGCCGCAGAGCGCAAAGCGTTTCGCGAAGCGGTGCGGACCGAGGAGTATGATGCGATTATTGACGCGCAAGGGCTGGTGAAAAGCGCCGCGCTGGTCACCCGGCTGGCGCATGGTGTGAAGCACGGTATGGACTGGGGCACAGTGCGCGAGCCGCTGGCGAGCCTGTTCTACAATCGTCGGCACCACATTGCAAAACAGCAACATGCCGTCGAACGCACCCGCGAACTGTTCGCCAAAAGCTTGGGTTATACCAAACCACAGACGCAGGGCAATTACGCCATTTCGCAGCACTTTCTCACTGCTCCTGGCACGCTGGATACGCAATATGCTGTATTTTTACACGCCACAACCCGTGACGATAAGCACTGGCCTGAAAGCCACTGGCGCACGTTGATTGGTTTGTTAAAAGATTCAGGGCTGAAGATTAAATTGCCGTGGGGCGCGCCGCACGAAGAAGCCCGTGCGAAGCGGCTGGCAGAAGGGTTTGATTACGTGGAAGTGTTGCCGCGCTTGAGCCTGGAGAAAGTAGCCCAGGTAATTGCCGGGGCGAAATTTGTGGTGTCGGTTGATACCGGTTTGAGCCATCTGACAGCAGCACTGGATAGACCTAATATCACGCTATACGGACCGACCGATCCGGGGTTGATTGGCGGGTATGGGAAGAATCAAAATATTTGCTGCTCGACTGACCGGGATTTAGCTCATTTGCATGCGGATACAGTATTGAGCGCGATTAAAAATCTAAATTAA
- the rfaF gene encoding ADP-heptose--LPS heptosyltransferase RfaF: protein MKILVIGPSWVGDMMMSQSLYRTLKARFPQAIIDVMAPAWCRPLLSRMPEVNEAIPMPLGHGALEISARRKLGHSLRERRYDRAYVLPNSFKSALVPFFAGIPHRTGWRGEMRYGLLNDARVLDKQAWPLMVERYVALAYDKGVMRSARDLPQPLLWPQLQVNDGEKSQACATFDLAAERPMIGFCPGAEFGPAKRWPHYHYAELAKQLIDEGYQVLLFGSAKDHEAGNQIMASLSTEQQAWCRNLAGETQLEQAVVLIAACKAVVSNDSGLMHVAAALDRPLVALYGPSSPDFTPPLSHKARVIRLISGYHKVRKGEAAEGYHQSLIDITPQRVLEELNCLLLDAEG, encoded by the coding sequence ATGAAAATTCTGGTCATTGGCCCGTCCTGGGTGGGCGACATGATGATGTCGCAGAGTCTCTATCGCACGCTGAAAGCGCGTTTTCCCCAGGCAATTATCGATGTGATGGCACCCGCGTGGTGCCGTCCGCTTTTATCCCGTATGCCGGAAGTCAACGAAGCTATTCCCATGCCGCTTGGTCACGGTGCACTGGAGATTAGCGCGCGTCGTAAGCTGGGCCACAGTCTGCGTGAACGGCGTTATGATCGCGCATATGTTCTGCCAAACTCGTTTAAATCCGCACTTGTGCCATTTTTTGCCGGTATTCCTCACCGTACTGGCTGGCGCGGTGAAATGCGCTATGGCCTGCTTAACGACGCACGAGTGCTGGACAAACAAGCCTGGCCGTTGATGGTGGAACGCTATGTGGCGCTGGCATATGACAAAGGCGTAATGCGCTCGGCGAGAGATCTGCCGCAGCCGCTGTTGTGGCCGCAATTGCAAGTGAATGACGGTGAAAAATCACAGGCTTGCGCCACGTTTGATCTTGCCGCCGAACGCCCGATGATTGGCTTTTGTCCTGGCGCGGAGTTTGGCCCGGCCAAGCGCTGGCCGCACTATCACTATGCCGAACTGGCAAAGCAACTGATTGACGAAGGTTATCAAGTGCTGTTGTTCGGGTCGGCAAAAGATCATGAAGCCGGTAATCAGATTATGGCCTCGCTGAGCACCGAACAGCAGGCATGGTGCCGCAATCTAGCCGGGGAAACACAGCTGGAACAAGCGGTTGTGTTAATCGCCGCATGCAAAGCCGTGGTCAGCAACGACTCCGGCCTGATGCATGTCGCCGCCGCACTTGACCGCCCATTGGTGGCGCTGTACGGCCCGAGCAGCCCGGATTTCACTCCGCCGTTGTCGCACAAAGCACGCGTTATCCGCCTTATCTCCGGTTACCACAAAGTGCGTAAAGGGGAAGCAGCTGAAGGGTATCACCAAAGCTTGATTGACATTACGCCGCAGCGAGTGCTGGAAGAGTTGAACTGCCTGTTGCTGGATGCGGAAGGATAA
- the rfaD gene encoding ADP-glyceromanno-heptose 6-epimerase: protein MIIVTGGAGFIGSNIVKALNDKGITDILVVDNLKDGTKFVNLVDLHIADYMDKEDFLIQIISGEEFGDIEAVFHEGACSSTTEWDGKYMMDNNYQYSKELLHYCLEREIPFLYASSAATYGGRTSDFIESREYEKPLNVYGYSKMLFDEYVRGILPEADSPIVGFRYFNVYGPREGHKGSMASVAFHLNTQLNNGESPKLFEGSDNFKRDFVYVGDVAAVNLWFWENGVSGIFNLGTGRAESFQAVADATLAFHKKGSIEYIPFPDKLKGRYQAFTQADLTNLRAAGYDKPFKTVAEGVTEYMAWLNRDA from the coding sequence ATGATCATCGTCACCGGCGGCGCGGGTTTTATCGGTAGCAACATCGTTAAGGCCCTGAATGATAAAGGCATCACCGACATTCTGGTGGTGGACAACCTGAAAGACGGCACCAAATTTGTCAATCTGGTCGACCTGCATATCGCTGACTATATGGATAAAGAAGATTTCCTGATCCAGATTATTTCCGGGGAAGAGTTCGGCGATATTGAAGCGGTGTTCCACGAAGGTGCGTGTTCTTCCACCACCGAATGGGACGGTAAGTACATGATGGATAATAACTATCAGTACTCCAAAGAGCTGCTGCATTACTGTCTGGAGCGCGAAATTCCTTTCCTGTACGCCTCTTCCGCCGCCACCTATGGCGGTCGCACGTCGGACTTTATTGAATCCCGTGAATACGAAAAACCGCTGAACGTCTACGGCTACTCAAAAATGCTGTTTGATGAGTACGTGCGCGGCATTCTGCCGGAAGCGGATTCGCCGATTGTCGGCTTCCGTTATTTTAACGTCTACGGCCCGCGCGAAGGCCACAAAGGCAGCATGGCGAGCGTGGCTTTCCACCTCAACACTCAGTTGAACAACGGTGAAAGCCCGAAGCTCTTTGAAGGCAGCGACAACTTTAAACGCGATTTCGTTTACGTTGGCGATGTGGCGGCAGTCAACCTGTGGTTCTGGGAAAACGGCGTCTCTGGCATCTTTAACCTGGGCACCGGTCGCGCGGAGTCTTTCCAGGCAGTTGCCGATGCCACCCTCGCCTTCCACAAAAAAGGCAGCATCGAATACATTCCATTCCCGGACAAACTGAAAGGCCGCTACCAGGCGTTCACCCAGGCGGATCTGACTAACCTGCGCGCCGCAGGCTACGACAAGCCATTCAAAACCGTCGCCGAAGGCGTCACCGAATACATGGCCTGGTTGAACCGCGACGCGTAA
- the kbl gene encoding glycine C-acetyltransferase, producing MRGDFYQQLTNDLQTARAEGLFKEERIITSAQQADITVANGSHVINFCANNYLGLANHPDLIAAAKAGMDSHGFGMASVRFICGTQDSHKVLEQKLAEFLGMEDSILYSSCFDANGGLFETLLGAEDAIISDALNHASIIDGVRLCKAKRYRYANNDMQELEARLKEAREAGARHVLIATDGVFSMDGVIANLKGVCDLADKYDALVMVDDSHAVGFVGENGRGTHEYCEVMGRVDIITGTLGKALGGASGGYTAARKEVVEWLRQRSRPYLFSNSLAPAIVAASIKVLEMLASGDELRERLWTNARLFREQMTAAGFTLAGADHAIIPVMLGDAVVAQNFARELQKEGIYVTGFFFPVVPKGQARIRTQMSAAHSPEQIERAVAAFTRIGKQLGVIA from the coding sequence ATGCGTGGGGACTTTTATCAACAGTTAACGAACGATCTGCAAACCGCCCGTGCGGAGGGGTTGTTCAAAGAAGAACGCATTATCACATCGGCGCAGCAGGCCGATATCACCGTGGCGAATGGTAGCCACGTCATTAATTTCTGTGCCAATAACTATTTGGGTCTGGCTAATCACCCGGATCTGATCGCGGCGGCAAAAGCCGGCATGGACAGCCACGGCTTCGGCATGGCGTCAGTGCGTTTTATCTGCGGAACTCAAGACAGCCACAAAGTGCTGGAGCAGAAGCTCGCCGAGTTCCTTGGCATGGAAGATTCCATTCTTTACTCCTCATGTTTCGACGCCAACGGCGGGTTGTTTGAAACCCTGCTGGGCGCGGAAGACGCCATTATTTCCGACGCACTGAATCACGCTTCTATCATTGATGGCGTGCGGCTGTGTAAAGCGAAACGCTACCGTTATGCCAATAACGACATGCAAGAGCTGGAAGCGCGCCTGAAAGAAGCGCGTGAAGCGGGTGCGCGTCATGTGCTGATTGCCACCGACGGCGTGTTCTCAATGGATGGCGTGATCGCCAACCTGAAAGGCGTTTGCGATCTGGCGGACAAATACGATGCGCTGGTAATGGTGGATGATTCGCACGCGGTCGGTTTTGTTGGTGAAAATGGTCGTGGCACCCATGAATACTGCGAAGTGATGGGGCGCGTCGACATTATCACTGGCACGTTGGGCAAAGCACTGGGCGGCGCGTCGGGCGGCTACACCGCGGCGCGTAAAGAGGTCGTGGAGTGGCTGCGTCAGCGCTCGCGCCCGTACCTGTTCTCTAACTCTCTGGCACCGGCAATTGTCGCCGCGTCTATCAAAGTGCTGGAGATGCTGGCTTCTGGTGATGAGCTGCGTGAGCGTCTGTGGACGAACGCGCGTTTGTTCCGTGAACAAATGACTGCCGCAGGTTTCACGCTGGCGGGCGCCGATCACGCCATCATTCCGGTGATGCTGGGCGATGCGGTGGTGGCGCAAAACTTTGCGCGTGAGCTGCAAAAAGAGGGGATTTACGTCACCGGATTCTTCTTCCCGGTGGTGCCGAAAGGTCAGGCGCGTATCCGCACGCAGATGTCCGCTGCGCATAGCCCTGAACAAATTGAACGTGCGGTAGCAGCCTTTACCCGCATTGGTAAACAACTGGGTGTGATCGCCTGA
- the tdh gene encoding L-threonine 3-dehydrogenase, whose translation MKALSKLKAEEGIWMTDVPKPDVGHNDLLIKIRKTAICGTDVHIYNWDEWSKKTIPVPMVVGHEYVGEVVGIGQEVRGFKIGDRVSGEGHITCGHCRNCRAGRTHLCRNTVGVGVNRPGCFAEYLVIPAFNAFKIPDNISDDLASIFDPFGNAVHTALSFDLVGEDVLVSGAGPIGIMAAAVAKHVGARHVVITDVNEYRLELARKMGVTRAVNVANESLTDVMAELGMTEGFDVGLEMSGAPPAFRTMLDTMNHGGRIAMLGIPPSDMSIDWNKVIFKGLFIKGIYGREMFETWYKMAALIQSGLDLSPIITHRFGIDDFQKGFDAMRSGQSGKVILSWN comes from the coding sequence ATGAAAGCGTTATCCAAACTGAAAGCGGAAGAAGGCATCTGGATGACCGACGTGCCGAAACCGGACGTCGGACATAATGACCTGCTGATTAAGATCCGCAAAACCGCCATTTGCGGTACCGATGTCCACATCTACAACTGGGATGAATGGTCGAAAAAAACCATTCCAGTGCCGATGGTTGTCGGGCATGAGTATGTGGGTGAAGTGGTTGGCATCGGTCAGGAAGTGAGAGGCTTTAAGATTGGCGATCGCGTTTCTGGCGAAGGCCATATCACTTGCGGCCACTGCCGCAATTGTCGCGCGGGACGCACGCATCTGTGCCGCAACACCGTTGGCGTGGGTGTTAATCGCCCTGGCTGCTTCGCTGAGTATCTGGTGATCCCGGCGTTCAACGCCTTCAAAATCCCGGACAATATCTCTGACGATCTGGCATCGATTTTCGACCCGTTTGGCAACGCGGTACACACCGCGCTCTCCTTCGATTTGGTGGGTGAAGATGTGCTGGTCTCCGGCGCAGGCCCGATCGGCATTATGGCGGCGGCGGTGGCAAAACACGTTGGCGCACGTCATGTCGTCATCACCGATGTGAATGAGTATCGCCTTGAGCTGGCGCGCAAAATGGGCGTGACCCGTGCGGTTAACGTGGCTAACGAGAGCCTCACCGATGTGATGGCAGAATTGGGCATGACCGAAGGGTTTGATGTTGGCCTGGAGATGTCTGGCGCGCCGCCTGCGTTTCGTACCATGCTCGATACCATGAACCATGGCGGTCGCATTGCCATGTTGGGTATTCCACCGTCTGATATGTCTATCGACTGGAACAAAGTCATCTTCAAGGGGCTGTTTATTAAAGGGATTTATGGCCGCGAGATGTTCGAAACCTGGTATAAGATGGCAGCGCTGATTCAGTCGGGTCTGGATCTCTCGCCGATTATCACTCATCGCTTCGGTATCGACGATTTCCAAAAAGGCTTCGATGCGATGCGCTCGGGCCAGTCTGGAAAAGTTATTCTCAGCTGGAATTAA
- a CDS encoding glycosyltransferase, with protein MMNSPGKLSVIIPLYNAGDEFIPCMESLLSQTWTALEIIIVNDGSTDHSAELAEGYAKKYPHIQLIHQCNAGASVARNRGLEYATGEYVAFVDADDIVYPQMYEKLMKMVLEDNLDVAQCNSDWCDRQTGSTWQSIPTDRVRSTGVLSGPDWLRKALACRRWTHVVWMGVYRHDVIKQNNISFIPGLHHQDIIWSTEFMYNAKRVRYTEQSLYKYFLHDCSVSRLKRSGQKNLAYQRHYMKITRLLEKLNRDYSDRITIYPEFHQQITYEALRVCHSVRKEPDEEIRRRMIAEIYTSGMFKRMITNVRSVKLAYQTLLWSARLYKWRDKTVSHHRLARKALKIY; from the coding sequence ATGATGAATAGCCCTGGGAAACTTAGCGTTATCATTCCGCTCTACAACGCGGGTGATGAATTTATACCTTGCATGGAATCGTTGTTATCGCAAACCTGGACTGCACTTGAAATCATCATCGTCAATGACGGTTCAACCGATCATTCTGCTGAATTAGCAGAGGGTTACGCAAAGAAGTATCCGCACATTCAGCTTATTCATCAGTGTAACGCTGGCGCTTCTGTCGCACGTAACCGTGGGCTGGAATATGCAACGGGTGAATATGTTGCCTTTGTGGATGCCGATGACATCGTCTACCCGCAAATGTATGAAAAGCTGATGAAAATGGTGCTGGAAGATAATTTGGATGTCGCGCAATGTAATTCGGATTGGTGCGATCGCCAGACAGGAAGCACCTGGCAGTCGATTCCGACCGATCGCGTGCGTTCCACCGGGGTGCTCAGCGGGCCAGATTGGCTGCGTAAGGCGCTGGCGTGCCGTCGCTGGACGCATGTCGTGTGGATGGGTGTTTATCGTCACGACGTCATTAAACAAAATAACATTTCTTTTATTCCGGGTTTACATCACCAGGATATTATTTGGTCGACCGAATTTATGTATAACGCCAAACGTGTGCGATATACCGAACAATCGTTATATAAATATTTCCTTCACGATTGTTCTGTTAGCCGTTTAAAACGTAGTGGGCAGAAAAATCTGGCTTATCAACGCCATTACATGAAAATTACCCGCCTACTTGAAAAATTAAATCGCGATTATTCCGATCGCATAACGATATATCCCGAGTTTCATCAGCAGATTACTTATGAAGCATTGCGCGTATGTCATTCGGTACGCAAAGAACCCGATGAGGAAATTCGCAGACGTATGATTGCGGAGATTTATACCTCAGGCATGTTCAAAAGAATGATCACGAATGTGCGCAGCGTAAAACTCGCTTACCAGACCTTACTGTGGTCCGCGCGTCTCTACAAATGGCGGGACAAAACCGTGTCGCATCATCGTCTTGCCCGCAAGGCGCTGAAAATCTACTAA
- a CDS encoding divergent polysaccharide deacetylase family protein, with protein MLQFRRIVLTLASALAFSSPVFAGKLAIVIDDFGYRPQAENQVLAMPKAVSVAVLPNATHAHEMATKAHNSGHEVLIHLPMAPLSKQPLEKDTLRPEMSSAEIERIISDAVSKVPYAVGLNNHMGSAMTSSLFGMQKVMQALERYNLYFLDSMTIGNSQAMRASSGTGVKVIKRKVFLDDTQNEGDIRRQFNRAVALARRNGSAIAIGHPHPSTVRVLQQELASLPEDITLVRPSDLLNEPQVDMSTPNQPQPPQPPRNPFHGVKVCKAKQRPEPVYASRFFSVVGESVSESMLVQYFQHQWQGWGRK; from the coding sequence TTGCTTCAATTTCGCCGTATCGTTCTTACTCTTGCCAGCGCGCTGGCGTTCTCCTCGCCGGTTTTCGCCGGAAAACTGGCCATCGTTATCGACGATTTTGGCTACCGCCCACAAGCGGAAAACCAGGTGCTGGCAATGCCGAAAGCGGTCTCCGTCGCGGTTTTGCCCAACGCAACGCATGCCCATGAAATGGCGACCAAAGCCCATAATAGCGGCCACGAAGTACTGATCCATTTACCGATGGCCCCCCTCAGTAAACAACCGTTGGAAAAAGACACCCTGCGCCCGGAGATGAGCAGCGCGGAAATCGAACGCATTATTAGCGATGCCGTCAGTAAGGTGCCGTACGCTGTGGGGCTGAATAACCATATGGGTAGCGCCATGACCTCCAGCCTGTTCGGCATGCAGAAAGTGATGCAAGCGCTGGAGCGTTACAATCTCTATTTTCTCGACAGTATGACCATCGGCAACAGCCAGGCGATGCGCGCGTCATCAGGAACCGGTGTGAAAGTGATTAAACGCAAAGTGTTCCTCGACGATACGCAAAACGAAGGCGATATCCGCCGCCAGTTCAATCGCGCTGTCGCGCTGGCGCGCCGCAACGGCTCCGCGATCGCCATTGGCCATCCGCACCCGTCAACTGTTCGCGTATTGCAGCAAGAGCTGGCGAGCTTGCCTGAAGACATTACCCTGGTTCGCCCGAGCGACCTGCTCAATGAACCGCAAGTCGATATGTCGACACCAAATCAGCCGCAGCCGCCACAACCGCCGCGTAACCCGTTCCATGGAGTGAAAGTGTGTAAAGCGAAGCAGAGGCCTGAGCCGGTTTATGCCAGCCGCTTCTTTAGCGTGGTAGGTGAAAGTGTCAGCGAGAGCATGTTGGTGCAATACTTCCAGCACCAGTGGCAAGGCTGGGGCCGGAAGTAG
- the envC gene encoding murein hydrolase activator EnvC translates to MRGKAIFSITWVGIRPLLCASALSAGALLCAVPAHADDRDQLKSIQADIAAKERAVRQQQQQRSSLLAQLKAQEQAISAAARQLHETQNTLAQLDKQINEMNASIAKLERQRATQEHNLAAQLDAAFRQGEHTGIQLILSGEESQRGQRLQAYFGYLNQARQETIAQLKQTREEVATQKSELEEKQSQQQTLLYEQKAQQAKLEQARSERQKTLAGLESSIQEGQQQLSEMRANESRLRDRLARAEAAAKARAEREAREAQAVRDRQKEASRKGTTYKPTESERSLMSRTGGLGSPSGQAIWPVRGPLLHRYGEQLQGELRWKGIVIGASEGSEVKAISDGRVILADWLQGYGLVVVVEHGKGDMSLYGYNQSALVSVGTQVRAGQPIALVGSSGGQGRPSLYFEIRRQGQAVNPQPWLGR, encoded by the coding sequence ATGAGGGGAAAGGCGATTTTTTCAATTACATGGGTCGGGATTCGACCTCTGCTTTGCGCCAGCGCACTCAGCGCTGGCGCATTGCTGTGCGCTGTTCCCGCCCACGCGGATGACCGCGACCAGCTTAAATCTATTCAGGCCGATATCGCCGCCAAGGAGCGCGCGGTACGTCAGCAACAACAGCAACGCTCCAGCCTTCTCGCGCAATTGAAAGCACAGGAACAGGCTATTTCTGCCGCTGCTCGCCAACTTCACGAAACGCAAAACACCCTTGCTCAGCTCGATAAACAAATCAACGAGATGAATGCCTCGATCGCCAAACTGGAACGCCAGCGCGCGACGCAGGAGCACAATCTTGCGGCGCAGCTTGATGCCGCATTTCGCCAGGGCGAACACACGGGTATTCAACTGATTTTGAGCGGTGAAGAGAGCCAGCGCGGCCAACGTTTACAAGCCTATTTCGGTTATCTCAACCAGGCGCGGCAGGAAACTATCGCCCAGTTGAAACAAACGCGCGAAGAAGTTGCCACGCAGAAAAGCGAGCTGGAAGAGAAACAGAGCCAGCAACAAACGCTGCTGTATGAGCAAAAAGCGCAGCAGGCGAAGCTGGAGCAAGCTCGCAGCGAGCGGCAAAAAACCCTCGCAGGGCTGGAGTCCTCCATTCAGGAAGGGCAGCAGCAACTGAGCGAAATGCGCGCCAACGAATCGCGTTTGCGCGACCGCCTTGCCCGTGCGGAGGCCGCCGCCAAAGCCCGTGCCGAGCGCGAAGCGCGTGAAGCACAGGCGGTGCGCGATCGTCAGAAAGAAGCCAGCCGCAAAGGCACCACGTACAAACCCACCGAAAGCGAACGTTCGCTGATGTCCCGTACCGGCGGATTAGGTTCGCCATCCGGCCAGGCGATTTGGCCGGTTCGCGGCCCATTACTGCATCGCTATGGCGAACAGTTGCAGGGTGAGCTACGTTGGAAAGGGATTGTTATCGGTGCGTCTGAAGGCAGCGAAGTTAAAGCCATTTCCGATGGGCGCGTGATCCTGGCCGACTGGCTGCAAGGCTATGGCCTGGTGGTGGTGGTTGAACACGGCAAAGGCGATATGAGCCTCTATGGCTATAACCAAAGTGCCCTGGTGAGCGTCGGCACGCAGGTGCGCGCGGGTCAGCCGATAGCTCTCGTTGGGAGCAGTGGCGGTCAGGGCCGACCTTCACTCTATTTCGAAATTCGCCGTCAGGGTCAGGCGGTCAATCCACAACCGTGGTTGGGAAGATAG
- the gpmM gene encoding 2,3-bisphosphoglycerate-independent phosphoglycerate mutase: MSVSKKPMVLVILDGYGYREDQQDNAIFNAKTPVMDQLWANRPHTLIDASGLEVGLPDRQMGNSEVGHVNLGAGRIVYQDLTRLDVEIKERTFFTNPVLGGAVDKAVAGGKAVHIMGLLSAGGVHSHEDHIMAMVELAAERGADKIYLHAFLDGRDTPPRSAESSLKKFEEKFAALGKGRVATIIGRYFAMDRDNRWDRVEQAYDLMTQAKGEFTFDSAVAGLQAAYARDENDEFVKATVIRAAGQADAAMEDGDALIFMNFRADRAREITRAFVNADFDGFARKKVVKLDFVMLTEYAADIKTPVAYPPASLANTLGEWMAKKNKTQLRISETEKYAHVTFFFNGGVEEPFPGEDRILINSPKVATYDLQPEMSSAELTEKLVGAITSGKYDTIICNYPNGDMVGHTGVFDAAVAAVEALDSCVAEVTKAVESVGGQLLITADHGNAEQMRDPSTGQAHTAHTNLPVPLIYVGDKAVKAVAGGKLSDIAPTMLTLMGMEIPQEMTGKPLFIVE; encoded by the coding sequence ATGTCGGTTTCTAAAAAACCTATGGTACTGGTGATTCTGGATGGCTACGGCTACCGTGAAGACCAGCAGGATAACGCTATTTTCAACGCAAAGACCCCGGTAATGGACCAGCTGTGGGCAAACCGTCCGCATACCCTGATTGATGCCTCCGGCCTCGAAGTGGGTCTGCCGGATCGCCAAATGGGCAACTCCGAAGTTGGGCACGTCAACCTTGGCGCTGGCCGTATCGTTTACCAGGATCTGACTCGCCTGGATGTCGAAATCAAAGAACGCACCTTCTTTACCAACCCAGTCCTCGGTGGCGCGGTTGATAAAGCCGTGGCTGGCGGCAAAGCCGTGCACATTATGGGTCTGCTCTCCGCAGGCGGCGTGCACAGCCATGAAGACCATATTATGGCGATGGTTGAACTGGCCGCCGAACGTGGCGCGGACAAAATCTATCTGCATGCTTTCCTTGATGGCCGCGATACGCCGCCGCGTAGTGCAGAATCTTCACTGAAAAAATTCGAAGAGAAATTTGCCGCGTTGGGTAAAGGCCGCGTTGCGACCATTATTGGTCGTTACTTCGCAATGGACCGCGATAACCGCTGGGATCGCGTTGAACAAGCTTATGACCTGATGACCCAGGCCAAAGGCGAGTTCACTTTCGATAGCGCGGTTGCCGGTCTGCAAGCGGCTTACGCGCGTGATGAAAACGATGAGTTTGTTAAAGCGACCGTGATTCGCGCTGCGGGCCAGGCCGATGCAGCAATGGAAGATGGCGATGCGCTGATTTTCATGAACTTCCGCGCCGACCGCGCCCGCGAAATCACTCGCGCGTTCGTTAACGCGGATTTCGACGGCTTCGCACGTAAGAAAGTGGTTAAGCTTGATTTCGTCATGCTTACCGAATATGCCGCCGATATCAAAACCCCGGTTGCCTACCCACCAGCTTCACTGGCGAACACGCTGGGCGAGTGGATGGCGAAGAAGAACAAAACGCAGTTGCGTATTTCCGAAACGGAAAAATATGCCCACGTCACCTTCTTCTTTAACGGCGGTGTTGAAGAGCCGTTCCCGGGCGAAGATCGTATTCTGATCAACTCGCCGAAGGTTGCCACCTACGATTTGCAGCCGGAAATGAGCTCCGCCGAGCTGACCGAAAAACTGGTCGGCGCAATCACCAGCGGCAAATACGACACCATCATCTGTAACTACCCGAATGGCGATATGGTGGGTCACACCGGTGTGTTTGACGCAGCCGTAGCGGCCGTTGAAGCGCTGGACAGCTGCGTTGCAGAAGTGACGAAAGCCGTGGAATCCGTTGGCGGTCAGTTGCTGATCACCGCCGACCACGGTAACGCCGAACAAATGCGCGACCCGTCAACCGGCCAGGCGCATACCGCGCACACCAACCTGCCGGTACCGCTGATCTACGTCGGTGATAAAGCCGTGAAAGCCGTCGCAGGCGGTAAACTTTCCGACATCGCGCCAACCATGCTGACGCTGATGGGCATGGAAATCCCGCAAGAGATGACTGGTAAGCCGCTGTTCATCGTGGAATAA
- a CDS encoding rhodanese-like domain-containing protein, with product MQEIMQFIGRNPILCIGWIALFGAVLFTTFKGIASKVKVISRGEATRLINKEDAVVVDLRQRDDFRKGHIAGALNLLPNEIKANNVGELEKHKSAPIIVVDGTGMQAQTPANELVKAGYEKVFVLKDGISGWIGENLPLVRGK from the coding sequence ATGCAAGAAATTATGCAATTTATTGGACGCAACCCGATCCTCTGTATCGGCTGGATTGCGTTGTTCGGCGCAGTATTATTCACCACTTTCAAAGGCATTGCGTCGAAAGTGAAAGTGATTTCCCGGGGCGAAGCCACACGCCTCATCAATAAAGAAGATGCGGTGGTTGTGGACTTACGTCAGCGTGATGATTTCCGTAAAGGTCACATCGCAGGCGCGTTGAATTTGCTGCCTAACGAAATCAAAGCCAATAATGTAGGTGAGCTTGAGAAACACAAAAGCGCACCCATTATCGTTGTTGATGGTACTGGCATGCAGGCGCAGACCCCGGCAAATGAGCTGGTAAAAGCCGGTTACGAGAAAGTCTTTGTGTTGAAAGATGGCATCTCTGGCTGGATCGGCGAGAATCTGCCATTAGTTCGCGGCAAATAA
- the grxC gene encoding glutaredoxin 3, producing the protein MANIEIYTKATCPFCHRAKALLSSKGVAFAELPIDGDMVKREEMIQRSGRTTVPQIFIDAQHIGGCDDLYALDARGGLDPLLR; encoded by the coding sequence ATGGCCAATATTGAGATCTACACTAAAGCAACCTGCCCTTTTTGCCACCGCGCGAAAGCGCTGCTGAGCAGCAAAGGTGTCGCTTTTGCTGAGTTGCCGATTGATGGCGACATGGTAAAACGTGAAGAGATGATTCAACGTAGTGGCCGTACGACGGTTCCGCAGATTTTTATTGATGCACAGCACATTGGCGGCTGTGACGATTTATATGCGCTGGATGCGCGTGGCGGATTGGATCCGCTGTTACGTTAA